The following coding sequences are from one Paenibacillus tundrae window:
- a CDS encoding AAA family ATPase, whose translation MTYIRIEHEHAVELLNRVIKRVETAIIGKNREIQYVLTAMLGGGHTLLEDVPGTGKTMLVRAMASALDCSMGRIQFTSDVMPADVMGTSIYHPPTGEFTFRPGPVMSNFVLADEINRASPRTQSALLEAMEERRVTVDGTTYALPRPFFLLATQNPLQFEGTYRLPEAQLDRFMIKIGLGYPEPEQEVELLTRMQNRESSLASPPVMLAEEVVAMQREVRQVHVDAVIKQYLVSVAVATRSHSSVRLGVSPRGTLAWMVATQAFAYLRGRSYVIPDDVKEMAIPVLSHRIQLKSQNRTEGSWSQEQVIHEALSSVPIPVQLSAQGRGRRQ comes from the coding sequence ATGACGTATATCCGGATAGAACATGAGCATGCGGTGGAGTTATTAAATAGAGTAATTAAACGAGTCGAGACTGCCATTATCGGTAAGAATCGAGAGATTCAGTATGTGCTTACGGCAATGCTCGGTGGTGGACATACACTTCTGGAGGATGTACCGGGCACAGGTAAAACGATGTTAGTTCGTGCTATGGCTTCTGCGCTGGACTGTTCCATGGGACGCATTCAATTTACTTCGGATGTCATGCCAGCAGATGTAATGGGTACCTCAATATATCATCCACCTACAGGGGAATTTACATTTCGTCCAGGTCCGGTGATGTCTAATTTCGTATTGGCCGATGAGATTAATCGCGCTTCGCCCCGAACCCAATCTGCTCTCTTGGAAGCGATGGAGGAACGCCGGGTGACGGTTGATGGCACAACCTATGCGTTACCGCGTCCTTTCTTTTTATTGGCGACGCAGAATCCATTGCAGTTTGAGGGCACCTACCGTTTACCCGAAGCACAACTAGACCGCTTCATGATTAAGATTGGACTCGGGTATCCTGAGCCTGAACAAGAAGTAGAGCTGTTAACGCGTATGCAAAATAGAGAATCTAGTTTGGCAAGTCCACCGGTCATGCTTGCGGAAGAGGTGGTAGCCATGCAGCGGGAGGTTAGACAGGTACATGTTGATGCGGTCATTAAGCAATACCTGGTTTCCGTCGCTGTAGCGACACGCAGCCACTCATCCGTGAGACTTGGGGTTAGCCCTCGGGGCACGCTTGCTTGGATGGTTGCCACACAGGCCTTTGCCTACCTTCGAGGACGCAGTTATGTGATCCCGGATGATGTCAAAGAGATGGCGATTCCTGTACTTTCTCATCGCATTCAGCTTAAGTCCCAGAATAGAACAGAGGGTTCATGGTCACAAGAGCAGGTGATTCATGAGGCTTTGTCTTCCGTTCCGATCCCAGTTCAGTTGTCGGCACAAGGAAGGGGACGGAGGCAATGA